The Amycolatopsis umgeniensis DNA segment CCCTAGTGGGTGGTGAGACGCTCGCGGAGCTGCGATTTGAGGTCCGTGAAGGCCTCCTTCCCTACCTTCAGGGTAGGCAAGGAGGCCTTCACGGACCGAACCCCCGATCCCCCCCCCACGCACCGGCCTTAAAGCGTCAGCGACCAGGTGTCGAGAACTCCCGTGTCACCAGGGCCGTAGTCGGTGACACGCAGCTGCCACTTCCCGCCCGCCGGGGACGACGCGCCGGGCACCGAGAACGTCCGCGCGCCGTTCCAGGCCGTGCACGCCGAACCGCCGCTGTACTTGAGCGCGTAGGCCTTGCCCTTGGGATCCACGAGCGTCACGCCGAGGTCCTCGGCGCAGGTGTGCCGGATCGTCACCGAAAGCGCGAGCGACGTCGCGGCCTGTCCGGAGAGTGTCGACGTCACCGGGCTGAACACCTGCTGATAGTCGCGGATCGCGAAGTCGGTGTCGTTGCTCAGCGTCCGGCCGCCGCTGTTGCCCGGCTGCGTCTTGGCGGACACGACACCGCTCGCGGGCGACACGTTCCCTGCCGCGTCACGGGCCTTCACGGTGAAGGCATAGGAGGTGTCCGGGCTGAGACCGCTCACGGTGGCGCTGGTCCCCGTCGCGGACGTCGCCAGCGTCGAGCCGTTGTAGACGTCGTAACCCGTGACACCGACGTTGTCCGTGGCCGCGTCCCAGGCCAGCGAGACACTGTCGGTCGTCGTGCCGGTGGAGCGCGCGTTGCCGGGTGCGGTGGGCGCGGTGGTGTCACCGTTGCCGCCGCCCGTCACCAGCGTCAGGTTCCACTTGGTCAGCGCTTCGATCACCGGCTGGAAGATCGACATGTCCCCGTCGCTCGGGTTCGGCACGCACTGCGACGGGCCGCCGTCGTGCAGGCCGACCGCCTTGGTGCCGAGCAACCAGCCGCCGCCCGAGTCGCCGCCGAGCGAACACGCCGTCGTCCAGGTGAGGTCCTCGATGATCAGCCCGCCGCCGTAGTCGACGGATTTGTGCGTGTACTTCACCTCGCCGCACTTCCACTTCGACGTGTTGCCGGAGTGACAGACCCGGTCGCCGACCATCGCCTCGGCCGAGCCGCTGATGGTGACGGCGGGCTCGCCCCAGGTGTTGACGGCCGCCGAGAGTTCCCAGCCGGGCTGCGTCACCGCGACGACGCCCATGTCGCCTTCGCGGGCGTTGACGCTGCGCGTCCCGCCGACGTTCGACGTGCCGATGCGGTTCTGCTGACTCTGCGCGCCATAAGCGGCCTGATCACGGTCGTTCGTGCAGTGCCCGGCGGTGAGGAAGTGCTTGCCACCCGCCGAATCGGTCGCGCCGAACCCGACCGAACAGTTGCTCTCACTGCCCGGCCACCACGGGCTGCCGGTTTGGATCGTGCCCGCCTGCTGCCGCGGCGAAGACCCGGTTTCGGTGATCCGCACGCCAAGATTCCTTGCCTGCGAAAGGAAACTCTCGGTCTCGGCGGTCTTGCGTGCACGGTCGACCGAGACGCCGACCTCGTTGTTCCGGACGTCGACGCCCCAGCCGAACACGCCGGGCACACCGTCGCCGACGAGCGCGCGGACGGCTTTGTCGGTCCGGTCGAGATCAGCCTTGGTTCGGGACACCAATCGCGTCTCGGCGCCGGTTGCCTTTGCCGCGTCGGCGTCCGCGGTGTTCGTGACGGCGAGCGTGAGCTTGCCGGTGGCCGCGTCGAACCACTGCCCGGCGGTGCGGGCGCGCAGCCCGGCGGGCAGTGACGCGGCCAGCCGGTGGGCTTCGTCCTGCGCCGCGAGCTGGGACTTCGCCTCGGAGACGGTCAACCCGAACGCGGCGGCCACCCCGTTCACCTCGGCGTCGGGATGGGCCGGTGAAGCGGCTTGAGCCGTCGGGCTGAGCCCCAGTGTGGCCAAAGCCACGAGGCTCAGATAGGAAAGGACTCGCATGCGCACTCCTCGAATCGAAAAGCAGGTGCGCCGACGGTAAATCCCTTACCGCATGAAATTGTAGATCCGCGAGTCGTTAACAATTAAGAGTCCCAGTCCCAATCGAAGCCGAACCGGCCTGGGCCGAAATTCAGCGCGACACCGTGCACGGAATCGCCGCCGGGCAAGACATCGGTCCACTCGGCGGGCTGTCCGTCCTGTTCGGAATAGCGGCGGCATCGCGCCGGGAGGACACCGGGGGAGAACCGGATCTCGAGTACGTATTCCCGGGTGGGCAGGCGGAATTTGCGTTCGTAGTTCGTCGCGAGCGGGAACGGGGCGCTGTTCACCAGAGTGTGTTCGGTGATGACCGTTTCGCCTTTCGCGAGCGGCCGTTCGAAGAGCAGTTCCATCACGAGAAGACCGTCTTCGGGGCGGTGCACGCTCCGGCCGGCACGGCAGCCTCGTAGCGAAGTCACCTGAGGCAGCGGCCGGTCGTGTTCGTCGATGTGGACGATGACCACCCATCGGTCCGGTCCGTCGGCCTCGGCGCGCAGCACCTGCCGCGAGTGGAACGCGAGCTCCTCCTGCCCGGGACCGACGGACACGACGTCGTGCTGGCTGATCCTCGTCAGCCGTTCGTCCCACCGCGTGTCGACTTCGCTGACGGCCGCGTCGATCCGCGTCCGGTCCGGCCAGAACCGGCCGATCTCCGGCAGGCCGTCGGCGCGGGCGGGCCACCTGCCGCGGGCGCGTGGCGGGCCGAGCAACGCGGTCAGGCGGCCGGGCGGGACGTCCAGTACCTGCTCGAGGTGTCGGAGCGCGAGTACCGAGTCCCGACGCTCCGGACGGCTGCGCCCGGATTGCCAATAGCTGAGCGTCGCCGCGGTGATCGAGACGCCCCGGACACGCAGATGGTCTCGCAGGCGTTCCAGGCTGAGGCCACGCGCCCGGATCGCTTCGCGCAGCGCGCCGGCGAAGGTCCCGTCGTGCGGCAACTGCCCGGACATCACGCGACGAGCATAGATCCGGACGGCGGGTAATTGAACCGGTCGAGGCCCTGGCCAGGCCGTTAACCGTTAACAGGGGTGTCGAACCGGCGGCGCGAGTCTTCGATGTGGCCGAGGAACCGGTGGGTCCAGTCGCACATCCCGTCGACCGTCGCGCGCAGGCCGTGCCCCGCCTCGGTGAGGGTGTAGTCGACCCGCGGCGGCACGGTCGGATGCACCGTCCGCCCGACCAGGCCGTTGCGCTCCAGCATGCGCAGGTTCTGCGTGAGCATCTTGTGGCTGATGCCCTCGATGTCGTTCCGCAGTTCGGTGAACCGCCGCGTGCGGTCGCCGATCGTCTCGATGATCAGGAGCGCCCACTTGTTGGCGACGTCGGAGAAGATCTCCCTCGCCAGCGAGTCCGCCCTCAGCAGATCCGCGTCGTCCGCCGTACCGCTGAGCTGCTTGGTTCCCATGAGGTTCCCCAGTCACGAAAAAGTGCGTTCTTCCAGGTCGCCCCACACTCTCCTACAGTTCCTGGGTAACCACAAGTGACCATGAACAAGGAGTAGGGATGAGCATCACCCTGGTGAATCCGGCTGGGCTGCCGGAGATCCCCGCGTACCGGCAGGTTTCGATCGCGACAGGGTCGAAGCTGGTCTTCATCGCGGGCCAGGTCTCCTGGGACGCCGACGGCGCCACTGTCGGCGAAGGTGACCTCGCCGCCCAGGTCGAACAGTGCTACCTGAACGTCGCCACCGCGCTCGCCGGGGCGGGCGCCACTTTCGACGACGTCGCGAAGATGACCGTCTACGTCGTCGACTGGACCCTGGACAAACTCGCGTTGTTCCTCGAAGGCGTGGACCGGGCCGCCGCCAAGCTGGGCGGCACCCCGGTCCCGCCGGGCACGCTGATCGGTGTCGCGGCGCTCGACGTGCCCGAGCACCTGGTCGAGGTCGAAGCGACGGCGGTCATCGACTGACGTTCACTGACCGCGGGCGGCGCGCCAGATCGGGCTGTCGACGTAGTGGTTGTCGTACTGCTTCGAGGACGCGGCGATCTCCGAGGGGTCCGCCTCGCCGCGGGCGACCCGGTCGAGAAGCCGGTAGTAGTCGAAGCGGGCCATGCCAGGGGTGAAGGTCACCAGGACGTCGGCGTCCGAGCCGGCCTCGGGTCCGAACGCGTGCGGCACCTTCGGCGGCACGGCGAGGAAGTCGCCCTTCTCCAGGGTGTGCAGGGTTTCGTCGACGAGCACCTGGAGTTTTCCTTCGAGCACGAAGAAGAACTCGGTCGCGCGGGTGTGGAAGTGGGCCGGGGTGCCGAAGACGCCGTCCTTCAGGGTCGCGCGGTTCGCGGTGAAGCCGCCGTCGGTGGTGTCCGAGTCGGCCAGCAGGGTGATGTCGCTGCCCGGCGCGTCGCTGACGATCTCGGCGTCGGCGGCCTTGAGGAGGATGGGGTCGAACATGGTGGCGTCTCCTTGGTTTCCGTGTCCAGCAGGCTCGCTGACAGGACGAGCTTCTCCTGGCGGCGGGTCTTGATCAACGCGGAAAGCCGCGCCGATCGATAATGTGACGGTTATCAATCGGCGCGGCGGTTCACCACGACAGCACGGCTCTCTGGGTCGGGACGGTCGCGCCGAGCCCGGCCGAGAACAGCCGCATGAGCGGGGGGAGCCGATAGGTGTCCTGCTCGCCCCATTCGGCGAGCCCGAGATCGACCAGGCGATCCAGCGCGGCCTCGGCTTTCGACGGGCAAGTGTCGAGGACGGCGGCGGCCCGCCTGGTGTCGCACACCTCGAAACCGGGCCTGCCGAGCAGGCGGAACGCGGCCGCGGCCAACGGATCCTTGCCCGCTGTGACCTGCCGGAAAGCCGACGAGTACAGCGCGCGCAGCGACTCCCCGCCGAACCCGAGTTCGTCCAGCCTGCTCTCCTCGGGAGCGAGCCGGTGCGCGAGCCAGGACAGTGACCGGGTCGGCCGGTTGG contains these protein-coding regions:
- a CDS encoding winged helix-turn-helix transcriptional regulator, translating into MGTKQLSGTADDADLLRADSLAREIFSDVANKWALLIIETIGDRTRRFTELRNDIEGISHKMLTQNLRMLERNGLVGRTVHPTVPPRVDYTLTEAGHGLRATVDGMCDWTHRFLGHIEDSRRRFDTPVNG
- a CDS encoding proprotein convertase P-domain-containing protein, with the translated sequence MRVLSYLSLVALATLGLSPTAQAASPAHPDAEVNGVAAAFGLTVSEAKSQLAAQDEAHRLAASLPAGLRARTAGQWFDAATGKLTLAVTNTADADAAKATGAETRLVSRTKADLDRTDKAVRALVGDGVPGVFGWGVDVRNNEVGVSVDRARKTAETESFLSQARNLGVRITETGSSPRQQAGTIQTGSPWWPGSESNCSVGFGATDSAGGKHFLTAGHCTNDRDQAAYGAQSQQNRIGTSNVGGTRSVNAREGDMGVVAVTQPGWELSAAVNTWGEPAVTISGSAEAMVGDRVCHSGNTSKWKCGEVKYTHKSVDYGGGLIIEDLTWTTACSLGGDSGGGWLLGTKAVGLHDGGPSQCVPNPSDGDMSIFQPVIEALTKWNLTLVTGGGNGDTTAPTAPGNARSTGTTTDSVSLAWDAATDNVGVTGYDVYNGSTLATSATGTSATVSGLSPDTSYAFTVKARDAAGNVSPASGVVSAKTQPGNSGGRTLSNDTDFAIRDYQQVFSPVTSTLSGQAATSLALSVTIRHTCAEDLGVTLVDPKGKAYALKYSGGSACTAWNGARTFSVPGASSPAGGKWQLRVTDYGPGDTGVLDTWSLTL
- a CDS encoding RidA family protein → MSITLVNPAGLPEIPAYRQVSIATGSKLVFIAGQVSWDADGATVGEGDLAAQVEQCYLNVATALAGAGATFDDVAKMTVYVVDWTLDKLALFLEGVDRAAAKLGGTPVPPGTLIGVAALDVPEHLVEVEATAVID
- a CDS encoding helix-turn-helix domain-containing protein is translated as MSGQLPHDGTFAGALREAIRARGLSLERLRDHLRVRGVSITAATLSYWQSGRSRPERRDSVLALRHLEQVLDVPPGRLTALLGPPRARGRWPARADGLPEIGRFWPDRTRIDAAVSEVDTRWDERLTRISQHDVVSVGPGQEELAFHSRQVLRAEADGPDRWVVIVHIDEHDRPLPQVTSLRGCRAGRSVHRPEDGLLVMELLFERPLAKGETVITEHTLVNSAPFPLATNYERKFRLPTREYVLEIRFSPGVLPARCRRYSEQDGQPAEWTDVLPGGDSVHGVALNFGPGRFGFDWDWDS
- a CDS encoding cupin domain-containing protein, producing MFDPILLKAADAEIVSDAPGSDITLLADSDTTDGGFTANRATLKDGVFGTPAHFHTRATEFFFVLEGKLQVLVDETLHTLEKGDFLAVPPKVPHAFGPEAGSDADVLVTFTPGMARFDYYRLLDRVARGEADPSEIAASSKQYDNHYVDSPIWRAARGQ